The Aeromonas veronii genome includes the window TCTCAATCACTGTCAGGTTTCGGTCGGCGCGCTCTGGTTTCATCGCCTGACCTGTCATCGGCTCAGTGTCTGATTTTCACGCTCATGTTCACTTTGGCGGCCCAGGTCGCAATTGCTAATGGTTTTTCCAGCCGACCCCCAGGGGTCGGCTTTTTATTATCGGCGGCGTGGTGAGAAGAGGCGGTTACGCCTCGAAGGTGGCGGCGGCGAGACGAAATGCTCTGGGATCGTCGATGAGCTGGCCGGTGATCCGATCGTCGTGCTCATGGCCCTGGCCATAACTGCAGAGGATCAGCCTGTCCGAGGTACGGGAGCGCAACTGGGTGATGAAGCGCACCAGATCGGCGCGGCTGAGGTTGCCCACCTCCTCGCAGACCCGTTCCCGCTGATCGAAGCCGAGATCCTTGTTGCCAATGCTGACCCAGAGCCGCTGGCCGCGGCTGCGCAGGTTGGCATCCCGCTCGCTGAGCTGGGCCTGCAGGCCCGCCTTGCTCTCCTGCCACTGCTGCTCGGTAAACTCCAGCATGGCGATGGGGAAGAGGTCGATGAACTCCTCCACCGCGTCCAGCAGGATCTGCGGCCCCGCCACCGGCGACTGGATATAGAAGATGAGGCCGGGGTGGCGATTGAGGGGAAGGTTGCCGGCCCCCACCACGTAACCGAGCTGCTGACGGGTGCGCAGCTCGTGGAAGAAGGTGGAGGACATGATGTGGTTGGCCAGGGTGAAGCAGGCGAGATCCCGCGCCCGCACGGTGCGGGACTGGTAGTAGACCAGCAGCGCCGAGTCTTCATGCTCGCAACCCTGCTCGCGAATGAGGGTGCCCCTGTCCTGGATGGAGATGAGGGGGCGGCGGGTCTCGGCGCTGGGCTGGCTGTTGTCGCCCAAGTGGCGCTCCAGCAGGGCGGCGAGATCCAGCGCCTCGCCCACGTCCCAGTCCCCGTGCACCAGGGTCTCCACGTGTACCTTGGCGAACAGCTGGGCGACGAACTCGGGCATCTCGCCAAGCTCGATGGTGCGCAGGTGGCGCAACAACTGCTCGAACGGCGGATTGTTGGGCTGCAGCAGGCTGGTGAGCTGGTTGAACAGCTGGGAGATGGGGCGGGTCTTGGACTGGTTCTCCCAGTTGCGGATGAGTTGCTCTTTTATCTCGGCAAAGCGGGCCGGATCCGGGTAACCCAAGGTGCGATTGCTGAGGATCATGTCGAGCAGCAGGGGCTGTTTGTCGGCAAAGCCGCTCATGTTGATGGTAAAGCCCCCCTGGTGGGCATAGATCTGGTAGCCGAGCCCGGCGAGCTCCGCCGGGTAGGTAAGGGCATTGAGGTGATCCTGAAGCAGTTCCACCGCGAGGCGGGCCATGGCGATGTGGCGTGGGTTCTTCACCGCATGTTCGCTGTCGATGGAGATATAAAGGTTGCCCTTGGGGACCCCGAACAGGTGCTCGTGCAGATGCCAGAGTCGAAAACCCGGTCTGTCCACCAGGCAGGCGGGCATGTCGGCAGGCAAGGGGGGCGTGCGCGCATCCAGCCGGCTGCTGATGAAGGGGTTGGGGGCGGGCAGATGCAGATTGGAGTCCGGTTTGCTCTGCTGCCAACGGACTTTCAGCGCCTCCGGAATGGGGGCGACGCTATAGGGGGTCTGATACCAGCGGGCGAGGCGATCGGTATTCACCTCCGGTGCCTGCACCGTCATGCGCAGGTTGTGGGGGGTGAGCTTGGCGAGGAAGCGGCGCAGCAGCGCCTCGTCATATTCGCGCATCATGTAGTCGCCGTAGAGCAGATCGGCCGGGGCGTAACTGAAGAGATTCAGCACCAGGCCGGAGGCGGTGTCCAGTGCCCGGCCTCGCTCCTGGAAGCGGAAGGCGGACTCCAGCACGCTGCGCTTCTCGTCGTAACGCCAGGCCTCCAGGCCATCGCGCTCGATGAGTTTCAGGTAGCCGAACAGCGCCTCGATGATCTCGTTCACGTGCTCGAGACCGAGGGGCGTGAGGCCAAAGCTCACCCCGAAATCCTTGAAGTTGCTGCCGCTGACCCCGCCGCCGGCGGCGAGCTGATTGACCCAGCCCTTGCCCTTGAGGAGGGAGAGCAGGCTGCCATCCCCTTCGTAGCCGATAAGGTGGCTCAGGAAGGTGAGGGGCTTCTTGTCGTAGTAGGCATCCACGCTCGGCAAGGGGAAGGTCAGCGCCAGCTTGCGGGTCTCCTTGACCGGTTTTATCTGGATGCGGATGCCGAGATCCTCGAGGCGATAGAGGGGGACCGACAGGGTCGGCTCGCCGAGGTTGCGATCCTGAATGGGGCCGAAGTAGTGCTCACACCAGCCGAGCTGGGTCTCGATGGGGGCGGGGGAGATCATCACCAGCGCCATGCGATCCGCACTGTAGTGAGATTCGTAGAAAGCAACGAGATCGGATCTCAGATCCCGGCCGGGCAGATCGGCCAGGGTATCGAGGTTGCCCACCGAAAATTTGGAGAAAGGGTGGGCCGGATTGACGGTCTCTTTATGTACCTGATAGCTGCGGCGCACATCGTCTTGCAACTTGAGGCGGTATTCGGAGTCCACCGCGTTGCGTTCCTTGTCGACCCATTCGGTGGCGAAGGTGGGGCAGATGAAGAACTGGGAGAAGCGATGGAGCCCTGCCTCGAAGAAGCCGTTGTCGATGTCGAAGAAGAAGTTGGTGAACTCGGTTCCGGTCCAGGCGTTGTTGCTGCCTCCGTGACGACTCATGAACTGCTGATATTCACCGGGCTTGGGATAGGTCTGGGTGCCGAGAAACAGCATGTGCTCGAGGAAGTGGGCCATCCCCTGGCGGTCGGCGGGATCATCGAAATGACCGGTGTTGACGGCCAGGGAGGCGGCGGACTTGTCGGTATCGGGATCGCAGATCAGCAGGACCCTGAGCCGGTTTGCCAGCTCCAGATAGTGATACCGCCTATGGTCGTTGGGACTGGCATGTGGGCTCATGAGGGCTGACTCGCGGTGAATTTATTTGAATTTAAACATGATTATCGACGCCGCTATCTCACGAGGCAAACCCTTTTCTGAGAGGTAGCGCAATTGTTTCCCCCGGCACGGCGGGGTAAGATCCCCCCGCTATTTAAACAGGCCCCCTGGGCGAGGTTGTAATGAAGATCTACATCATGCGTCATGGCCAGGCTGGCATGAATGCAAAAACGGATGAACAGCGTCCCCTGACCGAACAAGGCCGTGACGAGTCCATTCATATGGCTCGCTGGCTGGCTCCCCAATTGACGGGCCCCTTGAGTCTGGCCATTCATAGCAACTATCTGAGGGCCAGGCAGACCTGGCAGGCCATCGCTCCCGAGCTGCCAAAGGCGCAGAGCGTCGAAGAGAGTGGCGATATCACCCCTTACGGGGATCCGGCCATGGTGGCGAGCTATCTCACCGCCCTGGCGAGCCGCCATGACAACATTCTGATGGTCAGCCATCTGCCGCTGGTGGGTTATCTGGTGCAGAGCCTCTGTCCGGCGGCGGGGGCGCCCATGTTTGCCACCTCCGGCATGGCCTGTATCGAGTGGCAAGATGACAAGGGGGTATTGCTCTGGCTGGAAGGGCCGCATACAATACGATAAAAGTTAACAATAAGTTACAGAATGGTTTTTTAGGGAAGAGATGGGCGATTTTTCCGGTATTTTATATAAATTTAACGGAATTATTTCGCAGGAGCTGCTGTCATACGGATACAACTGCAAGAGGTTGCAAACGATGAGAGTGTTCAAGAAATACCTGCCGCTGATGGTGGCAAAACATGTCAAAACTTTCTTCAAGGGACGGATATACATCCACGGCAGGGGGCGCTTCGATTTCCAGTCGGGCCTGTTATTGATGCCAATGGCGGCCGACATTCCCCATCGCCAGACGGTGCTCGAGGTCAACGAGTTGATCTCGAGGCTGCATATGGATGCGGCGTGACAGACACGCCCGGATAGGTTCCCCCTCATGCCCGCCCTCGTGCGGGCATGATTGTTTAAAGCTCCCCGAAAACGCCGTTTTGAAAATCGCTGTGGCAATTTTGTTACCAGCTGTCGATGACTTTTTGCGCAGCCGATGATGGTGCTTGCTTATCCTGTTTGCCTCTCTATACTCCCGCAAAATACCCGCTGTCTTGTTCTGGATTTAGCGATGCCACTTGCCTTCTTGTTTCCCTTCTCCTGCATGGCCATCTGGGCCGGCAACAGCATTGTCAGCAAGCTGGCGGTGGGCGTGCTCTCACCGGCGGCCCTGGCCTGGTCGCGCTGGGTGGTGGCGGCCATCATCCTGACCCCCTTCCTGGCCCATCGCGCCTGGCGCGAGCGCGTGCGGCTGAAAGCCGGTTTCTACAAGCTTGCCATGCTGGCCCTGCTCGGCATGGTGCTGAACCAGAGCTTCGGTTATTACGCCGCCCAGACCCTGGGGGCCACCGAGATAGGCCTCATGATGGGGCTGACACCGTTGATGACGGTGATGCTCAGCATCTGGCTGCTGCACGAACGCCCGACCTGGGGGGCCCTGCTCGGCGGCGTTATCTCCATCTTCGGGCTGACCATCTTGCTCGGGCAGGGGGATCCCGCTCGCATGTTCACTCAGGGCATTCACATCGGCTACATCTACATGCTGTTGTCGGCGGCTACCTATGCGCTCTACAGCGTGCTGCTCAAGCGCTGGGATCTGGGGCTGAGCAGCTGGACCCTGTTCTACGGCCAGGTGCTGTGCAGCCTCCTGTTCCTCACCCCCTTCTACCTGCTGGTGGACGGACAATGGCCGGATCATCGCGCCCTCTGGCTCATCCTCTATGCGGGGATCCCGACCTCGGCGCTCTCGCCCTGGCTCTGGATACAAGGGATTGCCCTGCTCGGGGCGAGCCGCACCGCCATCTTCATGAACCTGCTGCCGGTGATGACGGCGGCCCTGGCCATCAGCTGGCTCGGGGAGCGGCTCACCAGCTACCACCTGATCGGCGGCGGCATGACGCTGGTGGGGGTCTTGCTGGCGCAGTTGCTGGTCAAGCCGGTGATCTTGCGGCGCCGTACCCGGCTGGCCATGGCGGGTTGCCCCGACGACTGAAACCCCGGTAGAAAGAAAAAAGACCGCCAACAGGCGGTCTTTTTGGTTTTGTGGCCGGCTCACTGGGCCGTCAGATAGAGGTCTTTGGAATAGACCAGATCCTGCGGGTTGTGATAGGGGTAGCCCTTGACGAAGGGCTTGAGCAGCCGGGATTTCACATAGAAATAGACCGGGGCTATGGGGGCTTCGGCATCGATCAGGGCTT containing:
- a CDS encoding insulinase family protein — encoded protein: MSPHASPNDHRRYHYLELANRLRVLLICDPDTDKSAASLAVNTGHFDDPADRQGMAHFLEHMLFLGTQTYPKPGEYQQFMSRHGGSNNAWTGTEFTNFFFDIDNGFFEAGLHRFSQFFICPTFATEWVDKERNAVDSEYRLKLQDDVRRSYQVHKETVNPAHPFSKFSVGNLDTLADLPGRDLRSDLVAFYESHYSADRMALVMISPAPIETQLGWCEHYFGPIQDRNLGEPTLSVPLYRLEDLGIRIQIKPVKETRKLALTFPLPSVDAYYDKKPLTFLSHLIGYEGDGSLLSLLKGKGWVNQLAAGGGVSGSNFKDFGVSFGLTPLGLEHVNEIIEALFGYLKLIERDGLEAWRYDEKRSVLESAFRFQERGRALDTASGLVLNLFSYAPADLLYGDYMMREYDEALLRRFLAKLTPHNLRMTVQAPEVNTDRLARWYQTPYSVAPIPEALKVRWQQSKPDSNLHLPAPNPFISSRLDARTPPLPADMPACLVDRPGFRLWHLHEHLFGVPKGNLYISIDSEHAVKNPRHIAMARLAVELLQDHLNALTYPAELAGLGYQIYAHQGGFTINMSGFADKQPLLLDMILSNRTLGYPDPARFAEIKEQLIRNWENQSKTRPISQLFNQLTSLLQPNNPPFEQLLRHLRTIELGEMPEFVAQLFAKVHVETLVHGDWDVGEALDLAALLERHLGDNSQPSAETRRPLISIQDRGTLIREQGCEHEDSALLVYYQSRTVRARDLACFTLANHIMSSTFFHELRTRQQLGYVVGAGNLPLNRHPGLIFYIQSPVAGPQILLDAVEEFIDLFPIAMLEFTEQQWQESKAGLQAQLSERDANLRSRGQRLWVSIGNKDLGFDQRERVCEEVGNLSRADLVRFITQLRSRTSDRLILCSYGQGHEHDDRITGQLIDDPRAFRLAAATFEA
- the sixA gene encoding phosphohistidine phosphatase SixA; amino-acid sequence: MKIYIMRHGQAGMNAKTDEQRPLTEQGRDESIHMARWLAPQLTGPLSLAIHSNYLRARQTWQAIAPELPKAQSVEESGDITPYGDPAMVASYLTALASRHDNILMVSHLPLVGYLVQSLCPAAGAPMFATSGMACIEWQDDKGVLLWLEGPHTIR
- a CDS encoding DUF1107 domain-containing protein — encoded protein: MRVFKKYLPLMVAKHVKTFFKGRIYIHGRGRFDFQSGLLLMPMAADIPHRQTVLEVNELISRLHMDAA
- a CDS encoding DMT family transporter produces the protein MPLAFLFPFSCMAIWAGNSIVSKLAVGVLSPAALAWSRWVVAAIILTPFLAHRAWRERVRLKAGFYKLAMLALLGMVLNQSFGYYAAQTLGATEIGLMMGLTPLMTVMLSIWLLHERPTWGALLGGVISIFGLTILLGQGDPARMFTQGIHIGYIYMLLSAATYALYSVLLKRWDLGLSSWTLFYGQVLCSLLFLTPFYLLVDGQWPDHRALWLILYAGIPTSALSPWLWIQGIALLGASRTAIFMNLLPVMTAALAISWLGERLTSYHLIGGGMTLVGVLLAQLLVKPVILRRRTRLAMAGCPDD